The following is a genomic window from Malus sylvestris chromosome 7, drMalSylv7.2, whole genome shotgun sequence.
ACCCGAACGAAGAACACATTCAAATTCTTAGCAATCTGAAGAGTGAGAGTCAGAATCTGCAGCCTGCCTTGCCCCTCCATCTTCTTAAAGAAGTAGATTGGCTTCAAACTCTGCCTCAACATGAACGCCAATGTAAACGGCAACCCGAAAGCCAAAATGCTCTGAACTGAAACCTCCGGCATTGGGGTCGATTTGGTAATGTACGAAATCCAAGCTCCGACGCCGAGTTGGGCCAAACCCAGAAGAGCCAATGCCCTGCTCAGACTATTCATGTTTTTCGCCATCGATTCCAGAACTTCTCTGGTCTCATTGGCCAAAGTCGAAAGGTCTCGCTCCACCGTCGGTCCTTCGATTTCTTGGTGcttgaaattagggttttgactAGGGTATTCACTAGGGTTTTGGGGTTTTTCAGATTCTGAACCCGATGACGATGAACTAGAGGAGGTTGAAAAAAATCTGGGCTTTTGATCTGATAACCCATTAAACCTAGGATTGCACAAATTGGTACTGAAACTTGGACACGATTGCGTAAAGGTAAGACCaatatttgttttcttgaattcaGGGTTTTGAGTAATGGATTTTGAATTGGGTACCCAAATGAGATTAGGGTTTATGGGTTTTGGATTTGATGATTTTATGTAGCGTTCGATAGTGATGGTGGGGTTTGATGAAGATTTGCAAGGATTTGGGGAGAAAGTGGAACTGGAGGAGTGAGTAAAGCAGTTAGGGGTTTCAGGGGTTTGGAGCTTTTGGGCGGTGAGGTAGGTGGAGGAAGCAGACAGTGATGAGTGAGGATGAGAGAGTCTTGAAAGCTTGGAGCTGAATCTGCGTGTGATCATGGCCGCCATTTTTGCTGAACcaagaatttagagagagagcgagagagagagagagagagagaaggaagggtAACTTTAGGAGGAGAGAACGATTTATCTTTCTAGGCGGGCGTTTACCTCTCCTGCGCATGTCTAGGTGCGGGCTTCGGGCATGAGCCGAATGTAGAGGCCTGGCCCAAAATAATTTCAAGCAGACCATGGCGGGTTTTGCATGACCCAGACCATGGCCTTGCCGCCAAACCTAATCGACAATTTGGACTCGACTTAGAGATGCAGGGCTATTTCAAGTGGACCAGTGGTTGTCCCGGACGAGACGAGGGACCGTTGAGGCGAGAATCGTTGTTGAGCACCTCAACAATGGTGGAGAAAATTTTTAGTGTACGCATTTAAAATACACTAAGTGTTATAatacaattgattgaatttttttttaagtttcaacTAATTTACTCCAATTTGTGGACCAAATTTATAGTCAAATGATGTGGCACTAATCAATTTGACTTTAATTtaccttgaaatttgattaataattgtaataagAAATTTTATGTGTAAAGTGTGCCATGTCATTTGGTGCACGACTTTGACGTATATAGTATCATCATACAATAATATGTAAGATGCTAATAAAAAATATCTGTTTTTAATATAGCGATATATATTTACATTGAAAAGAAATTTAAGTTAAACCATCCCATGTGCACAAGTATCAAACTTAAAACTTCATACTTATCaatgaaaaaataataacaaaaaaaccgaaccgtacTACTGAGCGGTGGAACTTTCACATAATATTACAAAAATGGCTCATATCATATTCCATGATGAAAAGGACAACAGGAAAATGGCTCGAATTATTGGACAAATGTTATAAACATATGGTAACAATAACATACCCTCGACTTCTCAACAAAATGCAGCAACAGATCAACGCGACAATATGTACTTGGTATTATAGTTACTTTCCTTTTTTAATTATCTTAAGAATAAATTGTAACAATactccctcaactttaatcaaattgaagcaatgatctcttaactaaaaatttattatcaTTAGTCCAACTGATCAAAATGTGTAGATATAgttattttcatcaatttcgtcaaaagtttgttaaaataaGTAAtattggaataaccatttatataattagggtccctcaactcatcaaagtgtgtaattatagtcattttcatcaaccacgtcaaaaaatttgtcaaaacgagttatgttgtaaggaccattactacaattgggttaaagttaagagaccatttttctagttgaattaaagttgagggaccaatggtagtTGATTTTTAGTTAAGAGACCATAGCtgtacgttttgatgagttgatggaccaatggtaatgaatttttagttgctagaccattgctccaattgagctaaagttaaaggaccataactacaatttactcttatctTAATTTCAAGATGTTTTCCTACATTTATAACTTATACAAAAAACTCGAAAGTGAAGCATTTGGACATTACTTGAAAATTTCTTTGTCATATAAAATTATGTAGAAATTTCATATCATATTCCAATTGGAAACTTCCACTCTCGTTACCCCTCAAGATTAGAAATTATAAATACAATGCCATGACTTTTCTTCTAATCAAGTATTGTTTCAACTTTCAATGACTTGAAATTATAAAGTCCACTCTCGTGGTTGAGGGATAGGCATCGTCTTCGAATCCCTTCCACCAAGTCCACTCATTCGgagtattgaaatttgattcaacggctaaagttgttataacttttaaaggggtcatctgtttgtagccgttggatcaaggGCCCGGATGAGTGGACTTGGTGGACTTGTTGGAAGGGATCTGGAAATGATCACTTTCCGTTGATGATCACTTTCCATTGTTGAGCACCTCAACAATGGTAGATAAATTTTTTAGTGCACCCATTTTAGCACACTAAGTGTTATAATACAACTGAttgaacttttgtttttttttttaagtttcaacTAATTTACTCCAATTTGTGGACCAAATTTATAGTCAAAGATGTGGCACTAATCAATTTGACTTTAATTtaccttgaaatttgattaataaTCGTAATAAGAAATTTTATGTGTAAAATGTGCCATGTCATTTGATGCATGACTTTGATGTATATAACATCACCCTACAATAATATGTAAGAtgctaataaaaaatatttatatttaatatagcGATACATATTTATATTGGAAAGAAATTTAGGTTAAGCCATCCCATATGCACAAGTATCAAAATTAAAACTTCCTACTTgtaaatgaaaaaataataataaaaaaaccgaaccgtacGACAGAGCGGTGGAAATTTCACATAATATTACAAAAATGGCTCAAATCTTATTCCATGATGAAAAGGACAACAGGAAAATGGCTCGAATTAATGGACAAATGTTATAAACATATGGTAACAATGACATACCCTCGACTTCTCAACAAAATGCAGCAAAAATCAACGGGACAATATATACTTGGTATTATAGTTACTTTCCTTCTTTAATTATCTTAATTTCAGGATGTTTTTCTACATTTGTAATTCGTACAAAAAGCTCGAAACTGAAGCATTTGGACGTTACTTGAAAAATTTGAGCTTGATTTCTGcacaaattattattattattattattttgtgcagACTTATTTATATTAGTCCATTGATTCTCTTATACTTTGTTCGATacaaaaaacagaaataaacaaaaatagtaTCAGGAGAAAACATGAGTAGACATGATTTCTCTATCTACAATAACACTTTGCACACTGCAACATTTTCACTAGTCTGAGATCATGCACCAAAACTAAATAATAGAAGTTCTTTATTGCGTTATTATAAAATACTTGTTTCACATAAACTTGAAAGAAATGAGAACCAACAGAGACCCTCTATTtaggaacaaaaaataaacctcACCACCCTTTCTTTGAATTACTCAGTTGATCTCCTCTCTCTTACTTCTCATTCCTTCTTGATTATTTTAGTGCATGTAGTAAGCAATGAATGACACAATGGAGGCACCAACCAAGGACCCAAAGACGGGGAGGCTGGCAGAGGCATCATTTGGGGCTCCTCCTGTAGGTCCCTCGGCAGGGGCGTGGGCGTGGCCTTCATGAGCCATCACGGCGCTGACAGAGGCGACGGCGAAGAGGACAGCGCAAGCAATCTTCTTCATTTCCATGGTGGCCTTGCGGTGCCTTTTAGGCTATGATGAACAAAAACGTCTTGGAATATTTGAGATTTGAGGCCGAGGATGGTGTGATTAAGGAGAAATATTCGTCATATTTATATAGGAAAGGGTTGATGATTGTCCTATGGAATATTACAAAGAACGGGTACTGTGTTTCTTTTGGAAGTTGACAATTTAACGTGATAGAAGGGTTTACAGCAAATCTGAGTTGCGTGCACATACGCAGCGCGTTTGGTGGCAGAATTGGTAATGTATCCAACACGGTAGAGAAAAACAATGCCATGGAAATTATTGGTGACAATGCAATCTTTATGAAAGAAATCTAAATTTGTTATCCAACTTAGCATTTAtgatttgtccaaaaaaaaacttAGCATTTATGAATTAGAAGTATAAAAGGTTTTATAAGAGTTTACAAATCTAGatatattcaattgagattttaaatGAATTCAAGGAAGTCCATAAGTAGtcaatcaacatttatttatttttttgaacaaatgacatTGTCTACATTAGGGAGGAGGAGtgtgcttagcctcacaatgagctagcaataatgtggttcaatttcgcctttagcgagaatcgaacctaagacctctcacttacaagtgaagaggaataccactagaccataatactaagtggctaTTCAATCAgagtgttgtaggcctatttaactGAACTGTATTTAGGATAGAGAGGGAGATGGGACGAAAGCAatagagagagaagatagagatgtaattctgaggtgtgttctattccaccccattatgcctttatttatagtagtagggaaggttaattccttaccctaataggattacaactctaatgggataatatctagtctaagagatatggtagaatcccataaggatatcctagatatgttaggatttacacaatcacattctcaATCTAATAAgattgcaacactcccccttaagtgtgtaaatactcaaaccaatggcgcatcaggtcttcagcgatgaagtagatcagttgatgaagtcatcgtcaaaacctagttaggtagcaaaaacccagtgggaaaaatgctcataattgtacggaaaaagagtacattatgAACAAGTGAATATACTcctggatactccccctaagtttgatagaacttccaaatgagaactacaatcATTGCATACGAATAGTTAgacataccaattcctcggacaaacttctagaaggttgacttcggcagtgacgtcGTGTAAAGGTCAGCAAGATTGTttgggatcggcttgcatgacttcaatctcttgatgttttgctgatgtagatgtagatgcaatatgtcttggcgttgacttcgttgatgtatcatgtcttggtcaAGTTGATTCATGCGGCatagtcttcatggatcgtcgtcgGAACTCAACGATTGATGAAAACAACAAGTATTCGAATATGCTCAAGAAGAACTCCTGACCATGTCTCACGTATGGCGTAGTGAAGTAAGATGAGTCTTGGAATaattcgaagatttcgcaactaaggttaTATCATgaaacggtaaagacataaccattcgggGATTTACCTTGTGCTGGTTTGACAAGTAACCCACGTCAGCATAATAAACAAGGCAAACATCATTATGAGGATTAGGGGGTCAGATTCGCTCAAGATGCGTTGGTATTAACCTAAATTCGTAGTACCTTTCAGGGTGGCGGaaaacgtctttaataccaattcagtggttgtgTGTAGCtgcggtgctgcatctttaccaatagaTCAACATTGAAGGAGATGTCATATCTAATACAATAAGCTAAGTACAATGAAGCGTAAAGTTGAACTTATATATGGAATTttagattccataacctcttcaagggtctcatttgcatatagcgTATGGAAGATCATAtgtatactcaaaggtaacactTTTAGGGTGTAGTTTGACTGGTAGACCAAAGTGCCATGAGAACAACACTTGAATTTCaagtcaaggcataaacgagttttcccaagatctttcatctcaaatttcatcTTCAGGTGCTAggtagttttctcaagctcttccagagTCTAGTAAGATTCAAGTCATTTGACATAAATTGTAACTATAGTAATACATAATAAgtcttcatagtttaacacgcaagggcataattgatatccttgactgatcaaataatcaatttGATGTGTATACCACACCCGTCAAATTGCTTTAATCCAaaaagtgaacgcctcaaatgAGTTgagagggtgttccgtggtttacAAATATTTGAactagtccatgtaattctttgggaacttacatgtaaatctccgtatcaATATCCCCAACAAGGGCGGCACACCCTTCGGGGGTGTTGACTCAACGTctgttaagtacgtctatccttgcaggcatgtttacAACTGGTATATGATTCATCACTTTAACTAGATGATCCCGAACCCTGGCCCTGTCGCTTGAACGTGTGAGACTCTCTAGGGCTGAAGGGGTTAGAAAAGGTAAAAGGTTCCCTCATACTCTGGGATCAGAATCCTTGACCCATCTGATTCTGATTCTGATGTCGATTCTGGCTCTGAGGCTGATTCTAACTCTGAAGCTGGCTCTGGCTCTAAGGTTGATCCTGGTTAAGACTTTCCCCTCTCGTCTGTTTGATCCTTAAGGCCGTCTTAATCATATCTTCATAAGATCTATGCTTATGTAATGCCAAAAGCTCGCGATAGTCCGGGTTTATAACAATCAATAGTTGAATCATCATTTCCCGCTGGTTCCCATATGTTCCTTTATGGTGTCTCGATATGCATCAGAAAGTGCTATCAAACTCTGTAATGCTCAGATCGCCCTGACGAAACTCTAAGAATTCTTGTCGCTTCCTCAGCTGATAACTGAGGCTCAGAAAGTGTATGCTGAAAAGTCTCATGAATGTAGCCCAGGTCATCAAAGAACTAGGTAGGCGAGAGCCCTTCGCTGACTTCCATCAAAACCTCGCATTTCCTTGAAGAAAGTAACCAACCATATTCACCTATTCAAACGCTGGGCATTTCATGCTCTTTAGAGTATCCTCCATTTTCTCCAACCAATCCTTAGCCTCCTAACAGGCTCCGACTACCCTAAGATTCGTAACACTGTGGCTATGAGCAATCTCCATGTATGTATGACTCGGCCTGCTATTACCAGGAAAAATATTTCGTAAAGCGGAGGTTAACTACTGAATTCCTGCCATTAGACCAAAACGAGGTCGTCGAGGTACATTTCCACCAGGATGATCCATAATTCTGATACGAGGCAAACAAGATTTAGAAGAACGAAAGATTATGATTACCAAATGGAAGAATGAAgtcctaagtatgctctgataccaatctgacatGCCTCGATCCCGATGTCAGTGGGACATCGGGATGGTCATGTGCTGACCGACACCCGATGGTCACGAAAgtcatttaatgaatgcatatgctaagaacatgtgaaacatgcatATACATTTTGCTCGAATtactaatataatataataaaataatattcaaCTACCAACAATGAAAACACAttgataatgcatgacatgttcaaaGCATACATCTAATTCAGAATACCAGCGGAAAGTGCTATTACAAGTATGTCAAAGTAGAAAGGATGGCACAATATCACTGGTAGGGGAAAGCCTCGTAGTTTGGATTGTACGCCTCATTCCTATGTCttgaaggggcgcaaaacaaacatgagtggaccaagttgatatgtAAATAATActgaaacagttatcaacatactaacccccaaagtttaatGAAAACTcatagtataatatgtaataggtttccgaaaccctagcatgccataaaccTGCAGCTAACAACCATATCTCTCACCCGTAGGCAGAACAGTAACCACTAGATACGCACAAAATCATTGAACATAGTCTTTCCAAACGtaggtacatatatctcaaagaCATCTTTATagcatatagtcatccatcatatatactataaagaagtgtaaaaacatgttcataagcAGTATAtattcatccatcatatatactacaaagaataTAAGTTCGATaaaatatggtattccaaaatattctcagtaagcatgataatcataaagtgtaaatctaatttactcataaaacgtaaccattaaatcatgcttttcatgtatgcatttctactattaaaacatgcattttaaaaGAGGTCCATTCACAGATACTCCGTCGTCGTAGAGCCATACGAAATTGGAAAGACGGAATCGCCGCTAATATTCttacctaagcacataaagggtacaATTAACAAACCTCTACCTAAACGATTGAATTTCAGAAAACAGACGTAAAAAACGAATCCAGAACGTCGAAATTAGCCAAGAAGGGATCACGATCGAAACCCAAAAAAGTTAATGTTGAACGGAAAGTCAACGGGTCAACCAGGTCAATCAGGTCACTGGCCGGTCAACCAGCCTAGGGTTTGGGTCAGACCGGTCCAATAGGTTGGGCCGGTGCTAAGGGTTTTGGGCTTGAGGCTACCAGCCCGGATGCCCAGGTTGGATGGCCCAAGGGCTTGTCTTTCTCTAGGTTTGTATTCTACAGGCCTTAGGCTTGAAAGCACAGCCCAAGGCAAAATGTTTTGGGGTTTTaactaaataaaaagaaaaaaggtggCTGAGGGTTCAACGGGCTTGGGCTTCCAAGCCCAACCTAGGggttttttaaaaagaaataaatataaataaaagggTTTGGGTTTAATGGGCCTAAGCCCCGAGTTCTATACGGCCCAAAGGGCCTAGGTTCAAGGGCTTTGGATTTGGGCTTGGTGGGCCCAAGGCTTTAGGCTAAATGACCCAAGTAGGATCTCGGGTTGGGTATGACCCGTTTTCATCGGGGAGGGAGATCGAAGCTTCCCGAGCTCTGATCGCCGCTGTTTCATAACCCCAATGGACGATCTAGGTACCCAACAGAAGGTAAGGACGAGGGGAAATGATTTCATACCTTGAACACATCGAAAGGATTTCATACCTTGAACATGTCGAATAGTGGCTGGAGGTTGTTGGAATCTGGGCTTGAACACCACAGGTCGCCAGGGTTCCCTATGTTCCACAGAGGCGAGGAAAGAAAGGGAGATAGTGCTAccacggtggtggtggtgttgcgCTCATCGCCGGTGGGTATGGGTGTGTGAAAGGGGGGTGTGTGTGTAGATTGGGGAAAAAGAGAGTTTGTCCGAGAGAGATAAGAGAGATAGAGAGCTGAGAGTGAGCACTCGgggagaagagaaagaagaacagATAAGGTGAGTGCTTGCCACGTGGAAAGCAGAGAGAGGATGAGAACTAGAGAGGGATTCCAAAACTAAGGGATCCAGATTGGGTAAGGTTAGGGACAGAAAggtaatttcattatttttgtttaaaatttgtGGAATTACACTATCTTTTAGGGGTGGGGTTTTACACTATGGAAATCCATTAAACTCCATGGATTTATAATTCTTttaaaatctttcaaaatctCAACACCTCTTAAGACATTTCACTCACCCCCTAAGACATCTCACATACAAGCGAAGAGGAATGTCAATAGGCATAAGTATTACGTGGCATAAATATTACAACTTATAGTAAAATGTGGGGATTGATGAGTtgtgctaaaagaaattaatgaaaatggacATGAATGCTGAGTTTGTGCTAAAGAAATTGGTTTCTCATAGGTTATTTACGAATGTGAAGGAGGGTTCGAACTTGAGACTTCTTCCAATATTCGAAAAAATAGCACCATTTTTTCTCATAGGTGTTTGAACACacactatatatataaagggagaagacaaaaaaatgtgaaaatttcATAATGCTTAAATTACCCTTCTCTGGCCCATTAggacttcaaaaaaaaaaaatcacacaaaaaatatccacgtagtgacttttgtgttgaTTATATTAAATACATGTCATAGCTAAGTCCCATTTATGGCCGATGGTTCTAGAATTGTTGGTGGATTGGAATTTATTATTTTGGtcaaatgattaattaataaattattaaaggtTTATTTgttaaacaataaaatattgtagttttttttttaaatagctATAGCGTTGGAGATGCTCATGCTAAATTGGCTAGCTAGAATAGTTTTTGGGCATTCAGCtagctaaaacataaaaaatttagttaGTAGAGTTGGAAATGCTCTTAGTGGCAAGAGTCATGCTTTTGCCTTCCAATGATCTCTTTTGCAGTGTTA
Proteins encoded in this region:
- the LOC126628620 gene encoding uncharacterized protein LOC126628620; this encodes MAAMITRRFSSKLSRLSHPHSSLSASSTYLTAQKLQTPETPNCFTHSSSSTFSPNPCKSSSNPTITIERYIKSSNPKPINPNLIWVPNSKSITQNPEFKKTNIGLTFTQSCPSFSTNLCNPRFNGLSDQKPRFFSTSSSSSSSGSESEKPQNPSEYPSQNPNFKHQEIEGPTVERDLSTLANETREVLESMAKNMNSLSRALALLGLAQLGVGAWISYITKSTPMPEVSVQSILAFGLPFTLAFMLRQSLKPIYFFKKMEGQGRLQILTLTLQIAKNLNVFFVRVRGVSFLCIAGLSVGVLYAALTR
- the LOC126628625 gene encoding arabinogalactan protein 23-like, which gives rise to MEMKKIACAVLFAVASVSAVMAHEGHAHAPAEGPTGGAPNDASASLPVFGSLVGASIVSFIAYYMH